ATggcccctcaaatcccccccagatcccctccaaacccccccaaatccccctcatggccccccaaatcccccccagatccccttcaaacccctccaaacccccccaagtcccctccaaaccccccccaatctcctccaaacccccccaaatccccctcatggccccccaaatcccctctgaacccccccaaacccccccaaatccccctcatggccccccaaatcccccgcAAATCCCCTTcaaacccctccaaaccccccaaatcccctccaaaccccccccaatctcctccaaacccccccagatcccctccaacccccccaaatcccctccgaCCCCCCCCAAACGCAGATACGGCTTCGTGATCGCGGTGACGACGATCGATAACATCGGCGCGGGGGTCATCCAGCCCGGCCGCGGCTTCGTCCTCTACCCGGTCAAGTACAAAGCCATCGTCTTCCGCCCCTTCAAGGGGGAGGTGGTCGACGCCGTCGTCACCCAAGTCAACAAGgtcaccccctttttttttattggggtaccccccccccccaaaaattaaaaaaaaaattaaaccaccccccccccccttggGGCATCTACGGGGCCAAAaccacctcccacccccctcTCGATGCTCCCCCAGTCCATGGAACCCCCACTTttgcccccctcacccccctttttgccccccacATCCCTTTTACCCCCCATTTttaccccccaacccccatttTACCCCCTCGTTttgcccccccgaccccccttttaccccccaaCCCCCGTTTTACCCCCTCGTTTtgcccccctgacccccctttTGCCCCTCAACCCCCCTTTTACCCCCTCATTTtgcccccctgaccccccttttgccccccaacCCTCCTTTTACCCCCTCGTTTTGCCCCCCgaacccctctttacccttctgcCCCCCCTTTTACCTCCCAACCCCCCTTTTACCCCCTCCTtttgcccccctgcccccccttttgccccccaaccccccttttaccccctcattttgcccccctgccccccttttgccccccaaccccccttttaCCCCCTCATTTtgacccccccgaccccccttttccccctctgccccccccctTTTAGGCCTTGGGGGTGGGGacccccccttttctgccccctgGCCCCCCCCAGGCCTGTTGTGACCCCCCCcgtttccttcccccccccccaccaggTCGGACTCTTCACCGAGATCGGCCCATGTCCTTGCTTCATCTCCCGCCACGTAAGAAAGGGGGGgggcccccaaatccctttagccccccccttccccccacttttacccccccagagcccccccccaatccctttagcccccccttccccccacttttacccccccagagcccccccaaatccctttagaCTCCCTTTCCCCCACTTttaccccccagagcccccccaaatccctttagccccccttccccccacttttacccccccagagccccccccccaaatccctttagcCCCCACTTttagccccccccaaaccccagagccccccccaatccctttagcccccccttccccccactTTTACCCCCCAGAGTCCCCCCAATCCCTTtatcccccccttcccccccacttttaccccccagagcccccccaatccctttagcccccccttcccccccacttttaccccccagagcccccccaatcCTTtagcccccccttcccccccacttttacccccccagagcccccccaaaatccctttagcccccccttccccccacttttacccccccagagcccccccaaatccttttagcccccccttccccacacttttacccccccagagcccccccccaatccctttagcccccccttccccccactTTTACCCCCCAGAGTCCCCCCAATCCCTTtatcccccccctttccccccacttttacccccccagagcccccccaatccctttagcccccccttccccccacttttacccccccagagccccccccaaatccctttagcccccccttccccccactTTTaccccccccagagccccccccaaatccctttagcccccccttccccccccacttttacccccccagagcccccccaaatccctttatccccccccttccccccacttttacccccccagagccccccccaatccctttAGCCCCCACTTTTagtccccccccaaaccccagagcccccccaatccccccccccTTtagccccccccttccccccacttttacccccccagagccccccaaatccctttagacccccccttcccccacttttacccccccagagcccccccaaatccctttaacCCCCCCTTCACCCCATTTtaagccccccagagcccccccaatccctttagcccccccttccccccactTTTAcccccccccagagccccccccaatccctttagcccccccttccccccactTTTaccccccccagagcccccccaaatccctttatcccccccttcccccacttttacccccccagagccccccccaatccctttagcccccccccaaatccctttccccccccccagtcgATCCCCTCGGAGATGGAATTCGACCCCCAACTCCAACCCCCCCTGCTACAAAACCGTGGACGAGGTGAGtttgggggggtcggggggggggtcagaggcctctgggggggtcagggggggttCCTAGTGACCCCCCCAATTTATtttacccccccccccaggacatCGTGATCCAACAGGACGATGAGATCCGGCTGAAGATCGTGGGGACCAGGGTGGACAAGAACGATATCGTGAGGGGGGGGGCATCGaatttggggggtgggggcatcaaatttggggagggggcttcaaatttggggggtgggggcatCAAATTTTAAGGGGGGGCATCAAATTATAGGGGAGGGGGCATCAAATTTGGGAGGGGCATCAAATTATGGGGGGGGCATCGAATTTAGGGGGTGGGGGCATCAaattttggggggtggggggtgtaaTATTTTAAGGGGGGGGCATCAAATTATGGGGTGGGGGCATCAAATTTGGGGAGTGAGGGCATCAAGGAGGGGGTCCTAGATTCAAAAGGGGGGGTCCTAGATTCAAAGaggggggggggtcctagatTCAGGGGGGGTGTCCTAGATTTAGGGAGGGGGGTCCTAGattcgggggggggggtcctagagtcaagggggggggtcctggattCAAAGAGGGGGGTCCTAGATTTaaggggggggtcctggattcaaggggggggtcctagagtcAAGGGGGGGGGTCCTAGATTCAAGGCGGGGGTCCTAGATTCAAGGAGGGGGGGTCCTGGATTCCAAGAGGGGGGGGTCCTAGATTTAAGGGGGGGGGCCCACAAATAAATGGAGGAGGGGTCCtaaattttttgggggggtggtcTCAgatcccccctcctcctccaagctcccccccttccccttccagtTCGCCATCGGCTCCTTGATGGACGATTACCTGGgtgagttttggggggggggggggggggcacccctaGCCCTAATTGGGGGGGGTTATTGGGGGGGGTCTCAAGGTGGGGGGGGGTATCGTTTTTTTAacccctttttctcctctcaggTCTCGTCAGCTGAACACGATCGAATGACCAtgacccccccgccccccatttttgccccccccccccaatttttgcccccccccccctatTTGTGCCCCCCTCCTCCACTCTTACCCCCCCTTACATGCTGGTTTGGGGGGCGGGGGCACCCCCAGATTTGAACCTTTTCTTCCACTATCTGGAATAAAAGCCGTTTTTCTCGctcttttccttaatttttttgggggggggggcactgggggggggtgggaaacGGTTTGGTGGTCCCCTCCGTGTGCGTCGCCCCTTTAAGGCGCGTGGCCCCTTTAAGGCGCGTGGCCCCTTTAAACCGCGTGGCCCCTTTAAACCGCGTGGCCCCTTTAAACCGCGTGGCCCCTTTAACTGCGTTGCCGCTTTAAGGCGCGTCGCCGCCTTAAGGCGTGGCGCTACTGCGCATGCGTCGCGGCGCTTCCCGCCCTTCCCTCCGGTTTTACGACAGCTGCACCCCCGTCTCGCTTTCCGGCTCGGCTGCTTTCCGG
This sequence is a window from Phaenicophaeus curvirostris isolate KB17595 unplaced genomic scaffold, BPBGC_Pcur_1.0 scaffold_609, whole genome shotgun sequence. Protein-coding genes within it:
- the POLR2G gene encoding LOW QUALITY PROTEIN: DNA-directed RNA polymerase II subunit RPB7 (The sequence of the model RefSeq protein was modified relative to this genomic sequence to represent the inferred CDS: deleted 1 base in 1 codon) — its product is IPSNPPKSPPTPPKRRYGFVIAVTTIDNIGAGVIQPGRGFVLYPVKYKAIVFRPFKGEVVDAVVTQVNKVGLFTEIGPCPCFISRHSIPSEMEFDPNSNPPCYKTVDEDIVIQQDDEIRLKIVGTRVDKNDIFAIGSLMDDYLGLVS